A portion of the Drosophila sechellia strain sech25 chromosome 2R, ASM438219v1, whole genome shotgun sequence genome contains these proteins:
- the LOC6609116 gene encoding heat shock 70 kDa protein cognate 5 translates to MLRVPKFLPRLARQASVVPSHISGASSMFRNLPGASNGISSQLRYKSGEVKGAVIGIDLGTTNSCLAVMEGKQAKVIENAEGARTTPSHVAFTKDGERLVGMPAKRQAVTNSANTFYATKRLIGRRFDDPEVKKDITNLSYKVVKASNGDAWVSSTDGKVYSPSQIGAFILMKMRETAEAYLNTPVKNAVVTVPAYFNDSQRQATKDAGQIAGLNVLRVINEPTAAALAYGMDKTEDKIIAVYDLGGGTFDISILEIQKGVFEVKSTNGDTLLGGEDFDNHIVNFLVAEFKKDSGIDIRKDNIAMQRLKEAAEKAKCELSSSQQTDINLPYLTMDAAGPQHMNLKLTRSKLESLVGDLIKRTIQPCQKALSDAEVSKSEIGEVLLVGGMTRMPKVQSTVQELFGRQPSRSVNPDEAVAVGAAVQGGVLAGDVTDVLLLDVTPLSLGIETLGGVFTRLISRNTTIPTKKSQVFSTASDGQTQVEIKVHQGEREMANDNKLLGSFTLVGIPPAPRGVPQIEVVFDIDANGIVHVSAKDKGTGKEQQIVIQSSGGLSKDEIENMIKKAEEYATADKQKRELIEIVNQGESIVHDTETKMEEFKSQLPAEECEKLKKEIADLRTLLANKETADLEEVRKATSSLQQSSLKLFELAYKKMSAERESNAGAGSSDSSSSSDTSGEAKKEEKN, encoded by the exons ATGCTGCGCGTACCCAAGTTTCTGCCCCGTCTCGCCCGCCAGGCCAGCGTGGTACCCTCCCATATATCCGGAGCTTCTAGCATGTTCCGC AATCTGCCGGGTGCTAGCAATGGAATATCGTCCCAGCTGCGTTACAA GTCCGGCGAGGTCAAAGGTGCTGTTATTGGAATCGATCTGGGAACTACCAACTCCTGCCTGGCCGTCATGGAGGGCAAGCAGGCCAAGGTGATCGAAAACGCCGAGGGAGCCCGCACCACACCCTCCCACGTCGCCTTCACCAAGGACGGTGAGCGTCTGGTGGGCATGCCCGCCAAGCGGCAGGCAGTCACCAACTCGGCCAACACCTTCTATGCCACCAAGCGCCTGATTGGCAGACGTTTCGATGATCCCGAGGTTAAGAAAGACATCACTAACCTGTCCTACAAGGTTGTCAAGGCTTCAAATGGCGATGCCTGGGTCTCTTCCACCGACGGCAAGGTGTATTCTCCCTCCCAAATCGGTGCTTTCATCCTGATGAAAATGAGGGAAACCGCTGAGGCATACCTGAACACTCCCGTGAAGAATGCCGTGGTCACCGTGCCCGCCTACTTCAACGACTCCCAACGCCAGGCCACCAAGGATGCTGGTCAAATCGCTGGTCTTAATGTGCTGCGCGTGATCAACGAGCCCACTGCTGCCGCGTTGGCCTATGGAATGGACAAAACGGAGGACAAAAT CATTGCCGTTTACGATTTGGGTGGCGGCACCTTCGATATTTCGATTTTGGAGATCCAGAAGGGAGTGTTCGAAGTCAAGTCCACCAATGGTGATACCCTCCTGGGTGGTGAGGACTTTGACAACCATATCGTCAACTTCCTGGTGGCCGAATTCAAGAAGGATAGTGGAATTGATATCCGCAAGGACAACATTGCCATGCAGCGACTGAAGGAGGCGGCCGAGAAGGCCAAGTGCGAGCTGTCCTCCTCCCAACAGACCGACATCAATCTGCCTTATCTGACCATGGATGCCGCCGGACCCCAGCACATGAACCTGAAGCTGACACGCTCCAAGCTGGAAAGCCTGGTGGGTGATCTGATCAAGCGTACTATCCAGCCCTGCCAGAAGGCTCTGTCCGATGCCGAGGTTTCCAAGTCCGAGATCGGCGAAGTGCTGCTGGTTGGCGGTATGACCCGTATGCCCAAGGTGCAGTCCACCGTCCAGGAACTGTTCGGACGCCAGCCGTCGCGCTCTGTAAATCCTGATGAGGCTGTGGCCGTTGGTGCCGCTGTCCAGGGTGGTGTGTTGGCCGGAGATGTCACCGATGTCCTTCTGCTCGACGTTACTCCCCTGTCGCTGGGTATTGAGACCCTGGGTGGAGTGTTCACCCGCCTGATCTCCCGAAACACCACTATTCCCACCAAGAAGTCACAAGTCTTCTCGACGGCCAGCGACGGTCAGACCCAGGTGGAGATCAAGGTGCATCAGGGAGAGCGTGAAATGGCTAACGACAACAAGCTGCTCGGCTCCTTTACACTGGTCGGAATTCCCCCTGCACCTCGTGGCGTGCCCCAGATCGAGGTTGTTTTCGATATTGATGCCAACGGTATCGTGCACGTGTCTGCAAAGGACAAGGGTACTGGCAAGGAACAGCAGATCGTTATCCAGTCCAGCGGTGGTCTGAGCAAGGATGAAATCGAGAACATGATCAAAAAGGCCGAGGAATACGCAACGGCCGACAAGCAAAAGCGTGAGCTTATTGAGATTGTCAACCAGGGTGAGAGCATAGTCCACGATACTGAGACCAAGATGGAGGAGTTCAAGAGCCAGCTGCCCGCTGAGGAG TGCGAGAAGCTGAAGAAGGAAATTGCCGATCTGCGCACGCTGCTGGCCAACAAGGAGACTGCCGACCTCGAGGAGGTCAGGAAAGCTACTTCCTCCCTGCAGCAGTCCTCTCTGAAGCTGTTCGAGCTGGCCTACAAGAAG ATGTCCGCTGAGCGCGAGAGCAACGCAGGAGCCGGCTCCTCCGACAGCAGCAGTTCCAGCGACACTTCCGGCGAAGCCAAGAAGGAAGAGAAGAACTAA